The Thermodesulfovibrionia bacterium genome includes a window with the following:
- a CDS encoding alkaline phosphatase family protein, whose protein sequence is MVKEYIEPSKIKHNYKKVILLGMDGLDPRILSALMKKGELPNFSNLSKSGSFSSLATSNPAQSPVAWASIATGNNPGYHGVFDFIGRRAVDYMPELTIMKVNPKNMFGKRELMFLPVMHGDAFWDITSANGISSTILKWPVTFQPKQNKAKLYAGLGVPDIKGGLGKYSFYTSRQVSKNEEGIEKVIKVNINENNIKTYISGPRVAKLNSREEAKTEMAVSIFSDDSGIEINIDGNKVTVKRAAWSEWVEVKFKVGLMKTVSGIVKFYLNGIKPDFELYMSAVQINPKDPAFVITSPDEYIRELAGDLALFYTLGMSEDTKALEEGRIDEDAFIKMCDEIIDEQEEMLWSELEKFREGLFAFAFFTTDRVQHIFWSTIDPEHPLYDEGYAKKYGHVIDDYYRRMDRILGQTMEHLDDDTAFMVFSDHGFSTFRRVVHLNSWLVENGFMTLKQKVLPDDKEGGPLFKYVDWNNTKAFSTGFGSIYLNIKGREKLGIVDPAQADEIMDRISEKLLALTDTNDGKPAIMQVYKSRDIYSGHQLTSSPDMVIGFHEGFRASWQTAIGGSPSNIFDDNLKKWSGDHIMDPSIVPGILLSNFRINSDSPSLMDIAPTVLSCFGMSSQDMEGKTLMP, encoded by the coding sequence GTGGTTAAAGAATATATTGAACCGTCTAAGATCAAGCATAATTATAAGAAAGTTATTCTTCTTGGTATGGATGGACTGGATCCCAGGATTTTATCTGCTTTAATGAAAAAAGGTGAACTCCCGAACTTTTCCAATCTCAGCAAGTCAGGTTCTTTTTCTTCATTAGCAACAAGCAATCCTGCGCAGAGCCCTGTCGCATGGGCTTCGATAGCAACTGGGAACAATCCCGGGTATCACGGGGTATTTGATTTTATTGGCCGCAGAGCTGTTGATTACATGCCGGAGCTGACCATTATGAAGGTGAATCCCAAGAATATGTTCGGGAAGAGGGAATTGATGTTCCTGCCCGTCATGCATGGAGATGCTTTTTGGGACATTACTTCCGCTAATGGAATTTCTTCTACGATATTAAAATGGCCTGTAACTTTTCAGCCAAAACAGAATAAGGCTAAATTGTATGCCGGCCTTGGAGTGCCTGATATAAAAGGAGGGCTTGGGAAATATTCTTTTTATACTTCCAGACAGGTATCTAAAAATGAGGAGGGTATAGAAAAGGTCATTAAAGTAAATATAAATGAGAATAATATAAAGACATATATATCAGGCCCAAGGGTCGCAAAATTAAATAGCAGGGAAGAAGCTAAAACTGAGATGGCCGTCAGCATTTTTTCGGATGATTCAGGGATTGAAATAAATATTGACGGCAATAAAGTAACTGTAAAAAGGGCGGCCTGGAGTGAGTGGGTAGAGGTTAAATTTAAAGTCGGCCTGATGAAGACAGTATCCGGCATAGTTAAATTTTACCTGAACGGGATAAAGCCTGATTTTGAACTTTATATGTCTGCCGTTCAGATCAACCCAAAGGACCCTGCCTTTGTGATTACCAGTCCTGACGAATATATTCGCGAACTTGCCGGGGATCTTGCCCTTTTCTATACACTGGGCATGTCTGAAGATACCAAGGCCCTTGAAGAGGGTAGGATCGATGAAGATGCTTTTATAAAAATGTGTGACGAGATCATTGATGAACAGGAAGAGATGCTCTGGAGTGAACTTGAGAAATTCAGGGAAGGATTATTTGCGTTCGCGTTTTTTACTACAGACAGGGTACAGCACATTTTCTGGTCAACAATCGACCCTGAACACCCGCTTTATGATGAAGGGTATGCAAAAAAATACGGCCATGTAATTGATGACTATTACAGGAGGATGGATCGTATCCTCGGGCAGACGATGGAACACCTTGATGATGATACCGCTTTTATGGTTTTCTCTGACCATGGGTTTTCAACATTCAGAAGGGTAGTGCACCTTAACTCATGGCTTGTTGAAAACGGATTTATGACATTAAAACAAAAAGTATTGCCCGATGATAAAGAAGGCGGGCCTCTTTTTAAGTATGTTGACTGGAATAATACAAAGGCTTTCTCTACCGGCTTCGGCAGCATATACCTTAATATCAAAGGCAGGGAAAAGCTCGGGATCGTGGATCCTGCTCAAGCTGATGAAATAATGGATCGGATATCAGAGAAGCTTCTTGCTCTGACTGATACAAATGATGGCAAGCCGGCAATTATGCAGGTTTATAAGAGCAGGGATATTTATTCAGGCCATCAGCTAACCAGTTCCCCTGATATGGTTATTGGGTTTCATGAGGGCTTCAGGGCGTCATGGCAGACCGCGATAGGCGGTTCCCCATCGAATATTTTTGATGATAACCTTAAAAAGTGGAGCGGTGATCATATAATGGATCCCTCTATTGTTCCCGGCATTTTGCTTTCCAATTTCAGGATAAACAGTGATTCTCCCAGTTTGATGGATATTGCTCCTACCGTATTATCCTGCTTTGGGATGTCTTCCCAAGATATGGAGGGTAAAACATTAATGCCTTAA
- a CDS encoding SGNH/GDSL hydrolase family protein yields the protein MNQIKNLFINIILILASLILLLVFLEFIVFRFILFPSEFPKLDFVNGVIKYTPNQTGVFRVKNEVAAKYRVNANGWNSGHDNYTLKKNSDKYRIAVIGDSYVEAHVLDFDVSLSEKLESKLGNNKFEVYRFGISGAPMSQYLHMLRNEVMKYEPDLVIVILVHNDFDESYEFLQGSYASNFMKLKIENGDVIEEEPKQFVRPWYSSLRESAIWRYLVFRQKIPIDYIKDILLGNKIYYQGNISITAINAKKTSNEIVTNYVFSEMKELCDNNNAELLIVMGGVTEVVYGMVDKVESVKAGALSLNLIAKEAARQNGIDFLDLEPVFEDYYKQKQKRLTFIHDGHWNEFGHEIAANAIYEYMNKQDTFEKK from the coding sequence ATGAACCAGATTAAAAACTTATTTATCAACATCATTCTGATTTTAGCCAGTTTAATCTTATTGCTTGTATTTTTAGAATTTATTGTTTTTCGATTTATATTATTCCCTTCTGAATTTCCTAAACTTGATTTTGTTAATGGTGTCATAAAGTACACACCTAATCAAACCGGTGTGTTTAGGGTTAAAAATGAGGTTGCAGCTAAATACCGTGTTAATGCAAATGGATGGAACTCCGGGCATGACAACTACACACTTAAGAAAAATTCAGACAAATACAGGATAGCTGTTATTGGCGATTCATACGTTGAGGCTCATGTATTGGATTTTGATGTAAGTCTGTCGGAGAAGCTGGAGAGCAAGCTTGGAAATAATAAATTTGAAGTTTATCGTTTTGGCATTAGTGGGGCTCCTATGTCCCAATATCTTCATATGCTGAGAAATGAAGTAATGAAATATGAGCCTGATCTGGTAATTGTAATATTGGTTCACAATGACTTTGATGAATCATATGAGTTTTTACAGGGATCCTATGCAAGTAATTTTATGAAATTAAAAATTGAAAACGGTGATGTTATTGAAGAAGAGCCTAAACAGTTTGTCAGGCCATGGTATTCCTCACTAAGGGAAAGTGCCATATGGAGATATTTAGTTTTCAGGCAGAAAATACCTATTGACTATATTAAAGATATTCTTCTTGGCAATAAAATCTACTATCAGGGGAATATCTCTATTACTGCCATCAATGCTAAAAAAACCAGCAATGAAATAGTTACTAACTATGTGTTCAGTGAAATGAAAGAATTATGTGATAATAATAATGCAGAGTTATTGATAGTTATGGGCGGTGTTACCGAAGTAGTTTATGGTATGGTTGATAAAGTAGAAAGCGTTAAAGCAGGTGCGTTGAGTTTGAATTTAATTGCAAAAGAAGCTGCACGTCAAAATGGCATTGATTTTCTTGATCTTGAGCCAGTTTTTGAAGATTATTATAAACAGAAGCAAAAAAGGCTGACCTTTATACATGACGGGCATTGGAATGAATTCGGCCATGAGATTGCAGCGAATGCTATTTATGAGTATATGAATAAACAGGATACTTTTGAGAAAAAATAA
- a CDS encoding GMC oxidoreductase — protein sequence MNKVLIVGSGASGVHFALSVLKKGYEVTMLDVGYKKPEAVNPDDTLNGLKEKLDDPVKYFLGENYEAVIYPDYGSEYYGFPPSKNYVFSKPPGFGLSLKGFSPVLSFARGGLAEAWTAGVCPFDDVDLADFLFNYNEIEPYYNEVAKRIGVTGERDDLVKFFPFHENLSEPLNLDEHSKLLLSEYEKNKHYLNNKLRCYMGRSRIAVLKDDYEDRKGCSYCGRCLWGCPLRSLYTPSATLYQCQQYDNFKYVPDAYVSHFKYDSKNHITDVVAQSITGGINHEFPIEKLVLAAGTLCSSEIYLNSVFKNTGEIIKLRGLMDNRQIFIPFVNLNMIGKQFNPENYQYHQLSMELERENPKEYIDIQLTTLKTAMIHPLIQSMFFDLKTSLSIFGNIHSALGLASVSFFDSRRTENYLTLETDDKTSRLRLGINYSSMCVEDKEIKKVLKKITKALRKLGCIAPSAANHIRPMGANIHYAGTIPMSLERTQNTLSKDCQSHDFDNLYIVDGTSFPWLPAKNLTFTLMANAVRVSENAF from the coding sequence ATGAATAAAGTATTAATTGTCGGCTCAGGCGCAAGCGGTGTTCACTTTGCATTATCTGTGTTGAAAAAGGGCTATGAAGTGACAATGCTTGACGTAGGGTATAAGAAGCCTGAGGCTGTAAATCCTGATGATACTTTAAATGGCCTCAAGGAAAAATTAGATGACCCTGTTAAATATTTTCTCGGAGAAAACTATGAGGCGGTTATCTATCCTGACTATGGATCTGAGTATTATGGGTTCCCTCCCAGTAAAAATTATGTTTTTTCCAAGCCACCCGGTTTTGGGCTCAGCTTGAAAGGATTTTCACCTGTTTTATCATTCGCCCGCGGAGGGCTTGCAGAGGCATGGACGGCAGGTGTTTGCCCTTTTGATGATGTAGACCTTGCAGACTTCCTGTTTAACTATAATGAAATAGAACCTTACTATAATGAAGTAGCTAAGAGGATTGGGGTGACAGGGGAAAGGGATGATCTTGTGAAATTCTTTCCATTTCATGAGAATTTATCAGAACCTCTTAATCTGGATGAGCACTCAAAACTTCTTTTGTCTGAGTATGAAAAAAATAAGCACTATCTTAACAATAAGCTTAGATGTTACATGGGACGTTCCAGAATAGCCGTGCTCAAGGATGATTATGAAGATCGTAAAGGATGCAGTTATTGCGGTAGATGCCTATGGGGGTGTCCTTTGAGGTCTCTTTATACTCCGTCTGCCACTTTGTATCAATGTCAACAATATGACAATTTCAAATATGTTCCTGATGCATACGTAAGTCATTTCAAATATGACTCAAAAAACCATATTACAGATGTAGTTGCTCAGTCTATTACTGGAGGAATTAACCACGAGTTTCCTATTGAAAAACTTGTCCTTGCCGCCGGGACATTATGTTCCTCAGAAATTTATTTAAATTCGGTTTTTAAGAATACCGGTGAGATAATTAAATTGCGCGGGCTTATGGACAACCGTCAAATTTTCATACCATTTGTAAATCTAAACATGATAGGAAAGCAGTTCAACCCTGAAAACTATCAGTATCATCAGCTTTCAATGGAACTTGAACGGGAGAACCCTAAAGAATATATTGATATTCAACTCACGACATTAAAGACTGCAATGATCCATCCTCTGATCCAGAGTATGTTTTTTGATCTGAAAACTTCTTTGTCTATTTTTGGGAATATACATTCAGCGTTGGGGCTTGCCAGTGTCAGTTTTTTTGACAGCAGAAGGACAGAGAATTACCTTACTCTTGAGACTGACGACAAAACTTCACGATTAAGGCTGGGGATAAACTATTCATCAATGTGTGTTGAAGATAAAGAAATTAAAAAGGTTCTTAAAAAGATAACAAAAGCTTTGCGGAAATTAGGATGTATAGCTCCGTCTGCGGCTAATCACATACGTCCTATGGGGGCCAATATTCATTATGCCGGTACGATTCCGATGTCTTTGGAAAGAACCCAAAACACATTATCTAAAGATTGTCAAAGCCATGATTTTGATAATCTTTATATTGTTGATGGAACCTCTTTCCCATGGTTGCCGGCAAAAAATTTAACATTTACCCTAATGGCGAACGCAGTCCGGGTATCAGAAAATGCATTTTAG
- a CDS encoding NAD-dependent epimerase/dehydratase family protein yields the protein MKMSLFITGASGFIAMNFLKKINFKEYDNVYCLSRNENVTLGSLSKYKNFKFIKGSLFDTDRYAHLLASVDAVLHFAAATGKARPEDYFRTNVEGTELLIKLCEKASVKNFLFISSISVKFDDISKYYYAQSKKTAEESVKKCTMNYTIVRPTIVIGSGSSILKSLLKLADKSIVPIFGDGKSKIQPVYVDDLSDCILSIINENIFNNEIYEIGGPEVITIEAFIKSIHRHMFNKEPKTFHIPLNFVINILSVFEKFFYSYLPVNIGQLSSFRYDGTAEDNAVLLRRIPKMKSIDEMLTLALNNI from the coding sequence ATGAAGATGTCTTTGTTCATTACCGGGGCAAGCGGGTTTATCGCTATGAATTTTCTTAAAAAGATCAATTTTAAGGAATATGATAATGTTTATTGTCTCAGCAGGAACGAAAACGTGACTCTGGGGTCTTTGTCAAAGTATAAAAATTTCAAATTTATTAAAGGCAGCTTGTTTGATACTGATCGTTATGCGCATCTTCTGGCTTCTGTTGATGCAGTTTTGCACTTTGCAGCAGCAACAGGAAAAGCAAGGCCAGAAGATTATTTCAGGACTAATGTAGAAGGGACAGAGCTTTTAATTAAATTGTGCGAAAAGGCATCGGTAAAAAACTTCTTATTTATCAGCTCGATATCTGTTAAATTTGATGATATTTCAAAATATTACTATGCTCAGTCTAAAAAAACAGCAGAAGAATCAGTTAAGAAATGTACAATGAATTACACAATTGTAAGGCCAACGATAGTTATAGGAAGTGGGTCTTCAATTCTAAAGAGCCTGCTGAAACTTGCAGATAAATCAATAGTTCCGATATTCGGAGATGGAAAATCAAAAATACAGCCTGTTTATGTGGATGATCTGTCTGACTGCATCTTATCAATTATTAATGAAAATATATTCAATAACGAGATTTATGAAATTGGCGGGCCGGAGGTGATTACAATTGAGGCTTTCATAAAAAGTATTCATCGTCATATGTTTAATAAAGAGCCCAAAACCTTTCATATTCCTTTGAATTTTGTCATAAATATACTTTCTGTTTTTGAAAAGTTTTTTTATTCCTATTTGCCTGTTAATATAGGACAATTATCCTCATTCCGCTATGATGGGACTGCTGAGGATAACGCAGTTTTATTAAGGCGTATTCCAAAGATGAAAAGTATCGATGAAATGCTCACGCTGGCATTGAATAATATTTAA